GGCGCAGGGCTACAGTTAGACGATGTTGACTCTGTTATTTTACACGGTGGTTCTATTAGAACCCCATTCGTTCAGAAGGAACTAGAAAAGTTCTGCGGTGGTTCGGAGAAAATCAGAACCAATGTCAACGCCGACGAGGCTGCGGTTTTTGGTGCTGCCTTTAAGGGAGCCTCTTTCAGCCCAAGCTTTCGGGTCAAAGAAATCCGTGCTTACGATGCGTCTGGTTACCCTGTTGTTCTCAAGTGGCCTTCGGATTCTAAGGAAAGGCAGCAAAAGCTGTTTACTCCCACTTCTCAAGTCGGACCGGAGAAAGAGGTCACAGTCAAGAACCTTGAAGACTTCGAGTTCAGCTTCTACCAGCAGGTACCGACTACCGATAACGTGGTCGAAGTTCCTGTCCTTGGAGTGAAGACTCAGAATCTTACGGCTTCAGTCGACAAGATGAAGGAAAGCTTTGGCTGCACAGCTGCAAACATCACTACCAAGTTTTCCATCAGGTTGAGTCCCATTGATGGCCTTCCTGAAGTCTCGGGTGGCTCTGTCAGCTGTGAAGTAGAATCTTCTATGTTGGGGAATGTTGTCGAAGACGTTAAAGGATTCTTTGGTCTGGGTTCTAAGAAGGATGGTCAGGTACCTTTGGGAGAAAATGGGGAGCCAAATGAGTCTGTCACtctggagggcgaggagccccagacatcatcatcttcctctgctgACGCTGCGGCCACCGCGGACGCCGCAAAAGAAAGCAAGGCCGCAGCTCAGCCCCGATTGGAGGTCATTCCTATCAGTTTCACAGCCTTCCCACTAGGTATCCCTGCGCCGTCTCGAGCAGAGCTTTCCCGTATTCAAAGCCGGCTGGCCGCTTTTGATGCTTCAGACCGTGATCGCGTTCTCCGTGTGGAGGCTCTGAATGAGCTAGAATCCTTTATTTACAAGAGCCGGGATCTCGCGGAAGATGACGAATTTGTGAAGGTTCTCGAAGCGAATCAATTGGCCACCCTCAAAGAGAGAGTGTCTAGTGCTAGTGACTGGATTTATggtgacggcgaggacgCCAAAACATCTGAATTGAAGGCGAAACTGAAGTCTCTCAAGGAGATTGTCGATCCGGcattgaagaggaagcaagAAAGCATAAATCGTCCTGCGCGTGTGGAATTATTGCAGGAATCTCTCAAAAACGCCCAGATGGTTATTGGTGTTATGGAACAGCAAATTCGCCAGGACGAAGAAATTTACTCCTCAAGCCTATCCGCTAGCACCTCAACCGCCAGTGAGTCGGGAACGTCTGCATCTGAATCTCCTTCAGCATCGGCCGATGCCGACGACCTTGAAGGTGACCCATACAGCACTTCCACTACGAAAACAGCATCAGCCAAAGCATCCCCTGGACCGACTCTGAAATACTCTGTCTTTCAACCGTCGGACTTAACGAGTCTTTCCGAAGCATACGAATCCATCAACTCGTGGCTTGAATCCCGACTTGCCCTCCAGGAGAAATTAACTGTTACGGATGACCCGTCTTTGACTGTGTCCGAAATAGATTCCCATCTCAAGCGCCTTGAGCGAGTTTCCACTCGTATCTACCAGAAGATGGGCGCGGCGGCTGCTAAAAAGTCGTCTGGGGACAAGTCCACAAAGAAGAAGTCGAGCGAGAAGCAACAGTCCACCAAGGGATCAGAaaacaaggaggagaagcccacATACAACAAGAAGGATGAGTTGTAATATATAATACCTTGTGCAATTTCACGCAAAAGCAGCGTCGCAAAaatcaaaaagaaaagacggCGTTTGGATGATTCTCTCTACACGAACACTTGCTCGAGATTACTATTGCCTTGTCTGTCATGACGAGGTATCGGCGTCCActctttgatttctttgtCCTTTTCGGCCTTGTTCGACTCTTGCTGTTTGTAAGGCGTACAATTAGGTAAACTCGACTGGATAGAATACATTACGCATTAtgaatatacttattttatcACTCCTCTCACAAGACACACAATCACAGTAGCTTGAAATTTAATAGGTATTGTTATTCGTACAATTTTAGTTTGGTATGACACCGTTTAAAATACAAATGACGATGCATGCTAACAATAAGTCACAACAATCAGGGTATAATATGTACAAGTGTGGGTAATGGATATAATGgaacaagaaaacaaggacATGGGAAGAGATAAGCAGCACAAAAGGGCCTATTCGAGGACTAACAGCCACTGAAACCAGCCAGTGGTTGGCTGTCACCATCCCCCATTGGCCTTGTCGATTATGAGATGGTAGAATGTCAGGGCAGACCGGACGGTTTTCAGATTCCACCCATCTGAACCTCGACATCCATCTGAACCTCGACATCCATATCAACCTCTTCCCGCTTCCGCAAGAACGCCGGTTCTTCAAAATCATCAAGGTCCATTGGACTCTGAACCGCCTTGTAATTCTGCAGCCCAAATGCGCGCCGACGTTGGTGGTTGACTGTTGGTGAAAGGATCGTTCGACCGGTTGTGTGGGTTACTGGGTGTTGGCGCAATGGGTCATGCCATGTTTGCGGCATgccctcatcatcaccgggATCAATCTGTTCGCTTTCGTCTTCGTAGGGGTCGAAGTCAAAGTCACCGTGGGTGCGCTTCCTCTGAGTGATATTCATTGTGGGTGTGGATAGTTCAGAATCAACGGAATCCTGACTGCTAGGAGGAAGCGAGAATGCATCATCCATTTCGTCTGTTGCGATTGTCCGGCTATGGTCGCGGAGAGCGTGTCCCGTTGGGTGAGGGAAGGGCTGAAGGACTTCGTCCGATTTGCTCATTCCGCAGAATGGAGCAAGTTCTGAACGGTTCGGAATGGTGGTGTGAGTGGTGGGGGTTGTATTTATTTTGTTGAGTGTGGCTTTATTATCCTCATAGGTGGTGTACTTTTCCTCTGTCTTTGCGAGATTCGTCTTGTAACCGTCGGCGATGGACTTGCGTACACGCATCCCGACCGAGAGAAGCGACGCTTGGACCTTGGCGGGGACGACTGGGTGGGGTGAGTGTGTTATGGCGGCATAGTGATTGTGGGATAAgtgagaaggcgaagagggagCAGTAGGGTCGATGGATGGGGTGAAGAACGTTGTGATGGGCGGTTGAAAGCGTCGTCGTTTGGACGAGAGATCGAGTGTGGCAGTGGAGGCCATGATTGACTAACAGTCTGGGGAATATACTCGGTCCAGCGAGGAGAATTCTTTGACAACAGAGTGCAGGCTgcagagtacggagtaataAGCAAGGAATGCGGAGAGTGGAGAGTGTCAAGAGATGAAATGCACGATGAGGtgtgagggagagaaagagggagcGGAGGCTGGGGAGCCATGAAGTAATTTGCAGACGCGACATCGACGACGCGGAACGCGCCCGTCAAAAACCAATATGCCCATTTACGGAAAGGATCGACATGGCTGGCCATTCACACTGAGCATAATTATTCCAACCTTTCCCACCTTCacttctatatatatatatgtcCCTTGAGTATTCTCCGTACTCCGTGTACTTCCCACCATGGAGACCCCCCAAATATCATCCAACCTCTCCGCATCCCCAACAGCATTACCCAATTGCTGTCTAGCTTTGTCCACCCCCCTTCTCAACCACCTAGCTTCCATCCTGCCCAAAACTCCAGACTTCACCCTCTCAATCGGCAGCGGCTCTGGCCTCCTAGAAACCCTAATCACCCTTTGTTATCCCGATGTATCAGTTGAGGGCGTCGAGGTCAACTCCTCCGTGAATCTTTATATCGCAGAAGAGAACATGAACATCGTTAGTGGGACATGGGATTTGCTGTCTCGTGCTTCGCAGGCAAAGGCGTGGATGTTTGTCTACCCTCGCGAACCAAAATTGATAAACAAGTACATTGAGACCTACGGTGATTCATCTGGAAACGTTGAAGTGATTCTGTGGCTGGGTCCGCGGGCGGATTGGGCTGATTATGAGAGCTGTTTCCGAGATTCAACCTTTTTTGAGTTGGAACTCCCGGAGGATGTTGGGATGGCGCCGTATGAAATGCTGGTAGCTGCTCGGAGGGGGTCTGGCCCATGATGATTTTGGAATCAAATTAAAAACGcctatagaattaaataataccAGCTCCACGAGCTTTGTGGTTTTATATCACTCCGATCCTGAACTACTACGGGGTTGTAACGAGTTTTTCGGTCTTCGTCGAATGCTAGTATATATTCGAATATAAGTAAAGGTATATGTTCTACCAAAGTGATTAAACGCCAGTACAACTTCATAGACTGTATAACTGATATCGTTATCCATTGTTTCCTCTCCTGCCACCACGCTTCGCCCGCTCCTGGTGAGCCTTCAAGACAGACCGTGTCTCTACCAAGCTTCTCTTGCCCTTGGACTTCGCTTTCCCCAATGTCATGAGGAAGTTCTTCTTGCGTGCCTTTTCCTTGTTGGTGGTACTCTTTCCCTGCTCCTCTTTTCGCTCCTTGCGCTTCGCGGTCACACTCTTATGCTCTGACCTATCTGTCTTTCCTTCCCTAGCGTGGGCGATACGTTCCTCGCGAGTCTTCTTTCCGGCAGACAGGGCAGCAAGACCCTCAATCTCCATTGCAGTGAGAGGGTCTTCCTTATGACGGCTCTCAGCAGCTGGCCCACGGCGCTTCGGCCCTGGAACAAGCGCATTGACCGCAGCTTCCTGGCGCAGCTCCTGTAGCTTGGCGAGATCTGCAGGTGTGAGGATACGGGTAGTTGCGAGACTCGACTTTTTCGAATCTGGCTTGCTTTCTGCTGCCTTGGGTTCGGCAGCGCTCTCCTTCTCGTCAGTTTgctttgccttcttcgtcGGGCGAGAACCACCCTCATCGTCCGAATCACTGAGATCAATTTCGGCATCGCTTTCAACATTGACCCATCCGCCGGAGTCGTCGctgtcttcgtcgtcttcgacgTTCCAGGCATCCCAGTTgttctcgtcttcctcttcgttatcttcttcgtcagaAGCCAGACCCTTTTcagccctcttcctcttgcgttcctcctccttccattGCTCCAGGAGTTCCAGACCCTCGATTCCACCGACATCCTGTGCAGCGAACCGCCTCTCCTTCTTATCACCGTGCTGTAGGCTTATAGACGCATCCTTACCGCGATCCCGTCTCTTGAGCATCTCGGGATTGATATCTCGGTATAGACTTAGTAGACCTCTAGCTCCCATAACGACACCCTTGTCTTTACTTTTCCGGTACATGACTAGATCCTGGAGTAAAGTCTCGTTCATAGCCAGCGGCTGTCTCGCGCAGATTTCTCTGATAGCGTTGAGACCTGCGGTGGCGACTTCGGAGGCCGACGCCTCGGAAACGAACTCGTTTGCGATTTTGAGAACTAGAGGCTCGAGATCATCGGGGGGCACCAGGTCGTGGGAAGCCTGAGCGAGAGATGCGAGGAATGAGGTGACGGAAGGTTGTCGAGGCGTGAGGTATTTCTGGAAGTAGGAGTAGAGATGCATGATGTGAAGTTTATGCAAGCCGACAAGACGAGTCACGAGCTGCAATACCATAAGCTTCTGGTCCAAATTCAGCTTCGACTTGGCACTCTGGAGGTGCCTTGAGAAGAGAGACTCTGCGAACCCTTGAGGGTCATGGAGGAGGTGCAAAGCGGAGAAATTCAAAGGGTGAGGCTGAGTCTTCTTGCGCTCTCGCTTTTGAACAGTCGCCTTTGCTCTCTCAATGGCGCgagccttcttcttggtcttcttgtTAATTCCGACTTGGTGCTTAACCCGTCCGACATCAACAGCTTCGTCGTCGCTACTCTCCTCTTCCATGTCCTCTCGCTCTTTGTCtccaccgaggaagaagcggacTCCCCCGACAACCACCTTCTCATTTTCAGACAGCGAGGCCTCCTTCATGACTTCAACTGCTTTGGTATCTGTCCAGATCTGTCTCTTCCAGAGCTCGCGCGTAAGTTTGATAGCCCAAAGTCCCTTGGAGGAGGTGCGGTCAGAAGTCAcaagattaaataaaacaGTCTGCATAGTCCGATTGAGTTTGTGGTTCGTCGTCTTTGCATTCGAAGACCGGAGATCCATCAGAATTTTCTGGAAAATCAACTGGCGCAAAGTCTTGCTAGGTGTCGTGATAAGAATTGGGAACAGAGTCTGAAGTAATGTCGCAGAGTCCATCAATTCCTTTTTCCTTAGAAGCACGAGACTTCCTACAATTTTTTCGCGCAATTCCTGCTCCAAAACCTGGTGGTGCTGCGACAAGATGTCGATGAGCTGCGGGCCGAAATCTTTCGTTATATCGGGGTAGCAGTCGGCTACATGAGCGATAAAGTCAATAAGTTCGCGCAGCGAGATAATTCCCGTATCCGTGGCGGACGAGGGCGCTGCCATAAAAATTTCCCGGTGACTTTCATATTGGTAATGCTGGGCGCGGAAATCTTCGATATAAGACCTAGAAAAAAAGGATACAGTCAGGATTCGTTCGAGATTGGAACAAAAAAGTTTGTGATCGACTCGACTTGTGCGGTAACTCACTTTGGATCTTTTCTAATTTTGTTTTGTAAATTGGGCCTGTAAACGAGGGAAGATGTTCCTGTTAGCGATGAAAGAAAATCTCTGGTGGTTGTGCGGCTTCATGAGAAAGACCTACAAGTCAGCCTCGACCTTTTCCAAGGCTCCcaacttcctcttcaccatATTTTTTGATTAAAGGGTATAATCCCTGAGAAATTAGGGAAGTGTGGTGGAGGAAAGTGGTGGGCGTGTTGGAGGTTGTTGCGCTAAGATGAaactttttttctgcttggGACTGCGTTCCGTATCGATAAGCCGGCGCTGGCTCTCGAGGGTCTGGACATGTTCGAGCAGAACCTCATTCTACTACTCCGTAGAGGTTTATGGcatttaatttaatttaaatatccATACTAAACTTCTACTACTATTTTATCATTTGGCGAAAACCGTAGGTGGCTTGATGATTAGGCAGAAAATGGAATAAATTTTTCGTTTAATAGAGTATAGGCTTTGAAGCCCAGGTCTTCATGATCGCATCCAAACTACTGGAGAAGAAAGCTGTCCGATTCTCTCATGTCTTTGGATCTCACTCCCTTTCGTGACTGCAGGTATATGCAGTCGTGCAGATTTGTGCAAGTCGACTGAATTCCATAAACTCCCCGTCCACTCCAGCAAGTACGAAACAGGACCATAAACGGAGAATACGCCCAAAACCCCCACTTTACCTGTTGCTCTTGGCCACACGCTcaagctcgtccttcttcttgatggcGTAGGAGTTGGAGCTACCCTTGGCGGCGTTGATAAGCTCCTCAGCAAGGCACTCAGCAATGCTCTTGATGTTGCGGAAAGAGGCCTCACGGGCACCGATGGTCAGGAGAGCAATGGACTGGTTGACAcggcggagaggagagacaTCGACGGCCTGACGACGGACGGTACCAGCGGAACCGATACGGGTGCTGTCTTCACGGGGACCGCAGTTGACAATGGCATCGACGGCGACCTGGAGGGGGTTCTGGTCGGTCATGATGTGGATCTGATTCAAGCAATGTCAGTCTTCTGAACCAAAAATTCCAATTCTCGCTTTATCGTTTCCTGGAAGGTACACATACGATCTCGAAAGCGTGGTCAACGATGCGGACAGCCATGAGCTTCTTTCCGTTGTTGCGGCCGTTCATCATGATGGAGTTGGTGAGACGCTCGATGATGGGGCACTGCGACTTGCGGAAGCGCTTGGCGGCATAGCGGCCAGCGGTGTGAGGGATGTAGACAGGGGAGCGGATCTGGATGTAGTCGCTATAGACAGATTGAAGGTCAGCGAGAGTTCACCCTCGATGTTGATAAAAATCCTCCTCTGGCGATGTCCCTTTGCGATTCAGTTGCCCACCCTTCACATTTCTTCAAACCCTTCCAACAACGCAACTGAACGCAATTCGACCGTATTTCGACCATTTGAAAGTGATTGTGCATCGCAAGGAGCAAGGGAACACCTACGTCAAGGAGATATCCCtgatctcaacatcctcgtAACTCCACTTGTTGAAGAGCTTCACGGTTCCCATCTCCGCGAGAGCTTCCTTGGGCAGGGAGTTGTAGACCCCGGCGGGGATTTCGACCTCGACTTCACCGTGTTCAGACATTTTGGCTCCGTTGCACCTGTTGTCGAGGGACGGATTCGTGAGGGGTGTCGGACGGTGTCGGTGGTTTGAATCGAGGTAGCGATCGGTCGGCTGAAATGTTAGTGACCAGGCAAAATGGAGGTGCGCTTCGCTTAGCACTGTGGGTGGGTTAGGGCAGGCCTTAGGGCGAATCATACATCTAAAGTCATGTGATATCCACCGCCGAAGGTCTGGGCAGGGCTAGTCCCATGAGGGTTAGATAGCTGTCCAGTCTGGAGGAATTCAAAGTCACAAAGTTTGGCTCGCCGTCTCCTCGGTTTGTCAGTGATTTCTATACTTGACTCTATTGTGTAGGGAGAATGGGCTCTCTTTGTCGTCAACGATAATGTTCCCCACGGTATGTTAACGCTTTACGCTACTGACAGTTCGGTCATTATTGAGTGGGTGACCCAGGCTACGGAGTACTAACTTAGTACTACGGAATTCGCATTACATTGTCAACATTGGTCTATAATACCAGAGCTAGTAGTGcaaataattttattttttttgaTACTGGCCGCTATTTTCCTGTGATAAAAATAGAAACTGGAACCATTCTCCATATAGCCTCTAAGTGTTCACAGCCTTTCAAAAATCTATACGGACTACGAGTAACCTCGACTCGAATGGTGGGCGTAAGGCTAAGAAGATGTATACTTCGGACACTGAATGGTTTTGTTATCTTTTATTCCTAGTACTATACAACCTGATATCTTTGACGAATTTTGAATTCATCTTTATTTCCATCAACTTTCGAGAACCTGAACCTCCTTTATGAGGCCCAATGTCTCACAACTTGTCTCGGAGGTGTGGCGGTGTTTTTCCGAGGCCGCTGTCATTGGCTCGTGCTCCGAGCCAGCGAGCCACCCCGGCAGGTGACGTTGTGGCTTTAGGCGCGGAGAAGAGACAAGTCGTGCGATTCATTCAACCGACTATCT
This region of Aspergillus puulaauensis MK2 DNA, chromosome 5, nearly complete sequence genomic DNA includes:
- a CDS encoding uncharacterized protein (COG:S;~EggNog:ENOG410PSYB;~antiSMASH:Cluster_5.7), which produces METPQISSNLSASPTALPNCCLALSTPLLNHLASILPKTPDFTLSIGSGSGLLETLITLCYPDVSVEGVEVNSSVNLYIAEENMNIVSGTWDLLSRASQAKAWMFVYPREPKLINKYIETYGDSSGNVEVILWLGPRADWADYESCFRDSTFFELELPEDVGMAPYEMLVAARRGSGP
- the RPS5 gene encoding 40S ribosomal uS7 domain-containing protein (COG:J;~EggNog:ENOG410PIAI;~InterPro:IPR020606,IPR036823,IPR000235,IPR023798, IPR005716;~PFAM:PF00177;~antiSMASH:Cluster_5.7;~go_component: GO:0015935 - small ribosomal subunit [Evidence IEA];~go_function: GO:0003723 - RNA binding [Evidence IEA];~go_function: GO:0003735 - structural constituent of ribosome [Evidence IEA];~go_process: GO:0006412 - translation [Evidence IEA]), with protein sequence MTLDPTDRYLDSNHRHRPTPLTNPSLDNRCNGAKMSEHGEVEVEIPAGVYNSLPKEALAEMGTVKLFNKWSYEDVEIRDISLTDYIQIRSPVYIPHTAGRYAAKRFRKSQCPIIERLTNSIMMNGRNNGKKLMAVRIVDHAFEIIHIMTDQNPLQVAVDAIVNCGPREDSTRIGSAGTVRRQAVDVSPLRRVNQSIALLTIGAREASFRNIKSIAECLAEELINAAKGSSNSYAIKKKDELERVAKSNR
- the LHS1_2 gene encoding Hsp70 family protein (BUSCO:EOG09260JPV;~COG:O;~EggNog:ENOG410PFF0;~InterPro:IPR013126,IPR029047,IPR029048,IPR043129;~PFAM:PF00012;~SECRETED:SignalP(1-42);~antiSMASH:Cluster_5.7) → MAFGARRRTNGPLHFFSSSSVLSLVVLPFLLFLLSFPAPTSAAGSAVLGIDVGTEYLKAALVKPGIPLEIVLTKDSKRKESAAVAFKPTREADAQFPERFYGGDALALSSRYPDDVYVNLKTLLGLPFGDGKGESVQAYHDRFPALRLENAPGERGTIGLRSNRLGEAEKKDAFLIEELLAMQLKQIKANADEMAGKGSDIKDVVVTYPSFYTADEKRSLQLAVELAGLNPESFISDALAVGLNYAMGRTFPSVSDGEKPEYHVVYDMGAGSTTAAVLRFQSRKVKDTARFNKTVQEVQVIGLGSDRSLGGDSLNDLIVGDMVSQLLEDKKLKDRVTLLDVRAHGKTMARLWKDAEKVRQVLSANTETGASFESLYDEDVNLKYRVTRSRFEELAEQHITRVTKPLEDALVGAGLQLDDVDSVILHGGSIRTPFVQKELEKFCGGSEKIRTNVNADEAAVFGAAFKGASFSPSFRVKEIRAYDASGYPVVLKWPSDSKERQQKLFTPTSQVGPEKEVTVKNLEDFEFSFYQQVPTTDNVVEVPVLGVKTQNLTASVDKMKESFGCTAANITTKFSIRLSPIDGLPEVSGGSVSCEVESSMLGNVVEDVKGFFGLGSKKDGQVPLGENGEPNESVTLEGEEPQTSSSSSADAAATADAAKESKAAAQPRLEVIPISFTAFPLGIPAPSRAELSRIQSRLAAFDASDRDRVLRVEALNELESFIYKSRDLAEDDEFVKVLEANQLATLKERVSSASDWIYGDGEDAKTSELKAKLKSLKEIVDPALKRKQESINRPARVELLQESLKNAQMVIGVMEQQIRQDEEIYSSSLSASTSTASESGTSASESPSASADADDLEGDPYSTSTTKTASAKASPGPTLKYSVFQPSDLTSLSEAYESINSWLESRLALQEKLTVTDDPSLTVSEIDSHLKRLERVSTRIYQKMGAAAAKKSSGDKSTKKKSSEKQQSTKGSENKEEKPTYNKKDEL
- the SDA1 gene encoding SDA1 family protein (BUSCO:EOG09260TLW;~COG:D,Z;~EggNog:ENOG410PFF6;~InterPro:IPR012977,IPR027312,IPR016024,IPR007949;~PFAM:PF05285,PF08158;~antiSMASH:Cluster_5.7;~go_process: GO:0000055 - ribosomal large subunit export from nucleus [Evidence IEA];~go_process: GO:0030036 - actin cytoskeleton organization [Evidence IEA];~go_process: GO:0042273 - ribosomal large subunit biogenesis [Evidence IEA]), with the translated sequence MVKRKLGALEKVEADLPNLQNKIRKDPKSYIEDFRAQHYQYESHREIFMAAPSSATDTGIISLRELIDFIAHVADCYPDITKDFGPQLIDILSQHHQVLEQELREKIVGSLVLLRKKELMDSATLLQTLFPILITTPSKTLRQLIFQKILMDLRSSNAKTTNHKLNRTMQTVLFNLVTSDRTSSKGLWAIKLTRELWKRQIWTDTKAVEVMKEASLSENEKVVVGGVRFFLGGDKEREDMEEESSDDEAVDVGRVKHQVGINKKTKKKARAIERAKATVQKRERKKTQPHPLNFSALHLLHDPQGFAESLFSRHLQSAKSKLNLDQKLMVLQLVTRLVGLHKLHIMHLYSYFQKYLTPRQPSVTSFLASLAQASHDLVPPDDLEPLVLKIANEFVSEASASEVATAGLNAIREICARQPLAMNETLLQDLVMYRKSKDKGVVMGARGLLSLYRDINPEMLKRRDRGKDASISLQHGDKKERRFAAQDVGGIEGLELLEQWKEEERKRKRAEKGLASDEEDNEEEDENNWDAWNVEDDEDSDDSGGWVNVESDAEIDLSDSDDEGGSRPTKKAKQTDEKESAAEPKAAESKPDSKKSSLATTRILTPADLAKLQELRQEAAVNALVPGPKRRGPAAESRHKEDPLTAMEIEGLAALSAGKKTREERIAHAREGKTDRSEHKSVTAKRKERKEEQGKSTTNKEKARKKNFLMTLGKAKSKGKRSLVETRSVLKAHQERAKRGGRRGNNG
- a CDS encoding uncharacterized protein (COG:S;~EggNog:ENOG410PRXE;~InterPro:IPR013900;~PFAM:PF08591;~antiSMASH:Cluster_5.7) codes for the protein MASTATLDLSSKRRRFQPPITTFFTPSIDPTAPSSPSHLSHNHYAAITHSPHPVVPAKVQASLLSVGMRVRKSIADGYKTNLAKTEEKYTTYEDNKATLNKINTTPTTHTTIPNRSELAPFCGMSKSDEVLQPFPHPTGHALRDHSRTIATDEMDDAFSLPPSSQDSVDSELSTPTMNITQRKRTHGDFDFDPYEDESEQIDPGDDEGMPQTWHDPLRQHPVTHTTGRTILSPTVNHQRRRAFGLQNYKAVQSPMDLDDFEEPAFLRKREEVDMDVEVQMDVEVQMGGI